Proteins from one Microbacterium sp. Root553 genomic window:
- a CDS encoding LacI family DNA-binding transcriptional regulator has product MTADARPARRATSKDVAASAGVSRSTVSQILNGDERFPAETRDRVRAAAEALNYRPSRAGRALVTGLSDIVVVVVPHATFGSHLQDSVDRITGTSATAGMSVVVRFARMEDETTLTSVLDLRPAAVVDMGVFTPQQRERIEASGTFVVPRRAYVAEGADADPDPIDIEIGRLQVRELLRNGPRRLVYAALEDKRLDPFGPPRLEGIRREAQERGLDAPLTPRIPLDLQGATKSLKEVREQAGAAPLGICAYNDDVAIAVVAASRGLGLRVPEDVAVIGVDGTAVGQLVSPRLSTVAIDQPLLMDALVQDLATLSTRRADADDPQDELDLRRVLELVRGETT; this is encoded by the coding sequence ATGACGGCGGACGCACGGCCTGCTCGACGAGCCACGAGCAAAGACGTGGCCGCGAGTGCCGGAGTGTCCCGTTCGACCGTGAGTCAGATCCTCAACGGAGACGAGCGGTTCCCCGCAGAGACCCGCGACCGGGTACGGGCCGCCGCGGAAGCTCTGAACTACCGCCCGTCACGGGCGGGGCGTGCTCTCGTCACCGGCCTCAGCGACATCGTCGTGGTCGTCGTCCCCCACGCGACCTTCGGGTCTCACCTGCAGGACTCCGTCGATCGAATCACGGGCACCAGTGCGACCGCCGGCATGAGCGTCGTCGTGCGATTCGCCAGGATGGAGGATGAGACGACTCTCACCTCCGTACTCGATCTGCGGCCAGCGGCCGTCGTCGACATGGGCGTATTCACCCCGCAGCAGCGCGAGCGGATCGAGGCATCCGGGACTTTCGTCGTCCCCCGACGTGCGTACGTCGCCGAAGGCGCCGACGCCGATCCCGATCCGATCGACATCGAGATCGGGCGGCTTCAGGTGCGCGAGCTGCTCCGGAACGGCCCTCGTCGCCTGGTCTACGCGGCGCTCGAGGACAAGCGCTTGGACCCGTTCGGGCCTCCGCGTCTCGAGGGCATCCGACGCGAAGCACAGGAGCGCGGTCTTGACGCGCCACTCACCCCGCGCATCCCGCTCGACCTCCAGGGCGCCACGAAGTCACTGAAAGAGGTACGCGAGCAGGCAGGCGCTGCTCCTCTCGGCATCTGCGCCTACAACGACGACGTGGCGATCGCGGTCGTCGCCGCGAGTCGCGGGCTCGGGCTGCGGGTCCCCGAAGATGTCGCCGTCATCGGCGTCGACGGGACGGCTGTCGGCCAACTCGTCAGCCCGCGGCTCAGCACGGTGGCCATCGATCAGCCTCTGCTCATGGATGCGCTCGTGCAGGACCTGGCCACCCTGTCTACGCGCCGTGCCGATGCGGACGACCCGCAAGACGAGCTCGACCTCCGTCGTGTGCTGGAGCTCGTTCGTGGAGAAACGACGTAG
- a CDS encoding MFS transporter, with the protein MAKDSTRTSAEQQRAAVAASAEESVTASLAAVAVGETIGDPSGQKLKVRERLAYGVGDIGGNLIFAPISAFLLFYFTDTVGIGAAIAGTLLLFGRVLDGTMDLILGTFIDRTSTRWGKARPWILFSTPVVVISFILLFNVPAGLGEGAKEFYAFAMYFLCLGVGFVGSNLAYHTLLSVITSNSKMRVSLTVIRTFFALVTTLVVNFVTIPVVTANGGGQAGWTMISVVYGIIAAVTFLIVFFGTKERVKSTMKQDDGNKLPLGKSLRILFGNPYFFLAFGFFLLNFLLSGTAGVGIYFAKDVLGDPNIYSFLGLVQLLPLIIGLWFMPALIARFGKRTLILVGVIVTVVGILISLIDPSNLTLVIAGGLVRSIGGIPAAAGLFALVADVVDYGEWKSGYRLDGMTYAAATAGQNFGAGLGVALVGWLLAAGSYDGQAATQPASAVSMEIFLYLWLPLIVTVLMGVIIWFLNIDKNLSRIQRDLAARRVAAESASND; encoded by the coding sequence ATGGCGAAGGATTCGACCCGGACCTCGGCGGAGCAACAGCGCGCCGCCGTAGCTGCGAGCGCAGAGGAATCGGTGACGGCATCACTCGCCGCCGTCGCGGTCGGCGAGACGATCGGCGACCCGAGCGGTCAGAAGCTGAAGGTCCGTGAACGGCTCGCGTACGGCGTCGGAGACATCGGCGGCAACCTGATCTTCGCGCCGATCTCCGCATTCCTGCTCTTCTACTTCACCGACACGGTCGGGATCGGCGCAGCGATCGCCGGAACCCTGCTGCTCTTCGGTCGCGTGCTCGACGGCACGATGGATCTCATCCTCGGCACGTTCATCGACCGCACCTCCACTCGCTGGGGGAAGGCGCGCCCCTGGATCCTGTTCTCGACTCCGGTCGTGGTGATCTCGTTCATCCTGCTCTTCAACGTGCCCGCAGGGCTCGGCGAGGGGGCCAAGGAGTTCTATGCCTTCGCCATGTACTTCCTCTGCCTCGGCGTCGGCTTCGTCGGGTCGAACCTGGCGTACCACACGCTGCTCTCGGTGATCACGAGCAACTCGAAGATGCGGGTCTCCCTCACTGTGATCCGCACGTTCTTCGCCCTGGTCACCACGCTGGTCGTGAACTTCGTCACGATCCCGGTCGTCACCGCGAACGGCGGGGGCCAGGCCGGCTGGACCATGATCTCGGTCGTCTACGGCATCATCGCGGCCGTCACGTTCCTCATCGTGTTCTTCGGCACCAAGGAGAGAGTCAAGTCGACGATGAAGCAGGATGACGGGAACAAGCTCCCGCTCGGAAAGTCCCTGCGCATCCTCTTCGGCAACCCCTACTTCTTCCTCGCGTTCGGCTTCTTCCTGCTCAACTTCCTGCTCTCGGGCACGGCGGGGGTCGGCATCTACTTCGCCAAGGACGTTCTCGGCGACCCGAACATCTACAGCTTCCTCGGGCTCGTCCAGCTCCTCCCCCTGATCATCGGCCTGTGGTTCATGCCCGCGCTCATCGCTCGCTTCGGCAAGCGCACGCTCATCCTGGTCGGCGTCATCGTCACGGTCGTGGGCATCCTCATCTCGCTCATCGACCCGAGCAACCTCACCCTCGTGATCGCCGGCGGACTCGTCCGCTCCATCGGAGGCATACCCGCCGCGGCCGGTCTCTTCGCCCTCGTCGCCGACGTGGTCGACTACGGCGAGTGGAAGAGCGGCTACCGACTCGACGGCATGACGTACGCCGCCGCGACCGCCGGGCAGAACTTCGGCGCGGGACTCGGCGTCGCCCTCGTCGGCTGGCTGCTGGCGGCAGGCAGCTACGACGGCCAGGCGGCGACCCAGCCGGCGAGCGCGGTCAGCATGGAGATCTTCCTCTACCTCTGGCTTCCGCTCATCGTCACGGTGCTCATGGGCGTGATCATCTGGTTCCTCAACATCGACAAGAACCTCTCCCGGATCCAGCGCGACCTCGCCGCCAGACGGGTTGCGGCGGAATCCGCGTCGAACGACTGA
- a CDS encoding Gfo/Idh/MocA family protein: MTTHDTEVNWGVVGTGFISQSIADDLHLTPGARRRAVCSRNPDRARAFAADNGFAVAHGSVSALLDDPTVDAVYIATPHSTHAAIAIAALEAGKHVLIEKPMAVSAEQGRQIASAAAASGRFAMEAMWMRFNPAYRDLIVAAREGAIGEVRSVRASFGLPFGRADSSRWTPERASSTLLDQGIYPITLALDVLGRPARIHATGRVRDDGVDLTAHATFEYDDGRFAQLSASMIEYIEPTASVSGSDGWMSVPAPFWAADEFTTQAGPIARALTERRRTHHDRRGNGYVPMLEAVTVAIAAHRTEHPTHPLADSIAALEVLDAVRESLSSPTARPKETR; the protein is encoded by the coding sequence GTGACCACGCACGACACAGAGGTGAACTGGGGGGTCGTCGGCACCGGCTTCATCTCCCAGTCCATCGCGGACGACCTCCACCTCACCCCGGGAGCACGCCGCCGGGCGGTGTGCTCCCGGAACCCGGACCGGGCCCGCGCGTTCGCGGCGGACAACGGATTCGCTGTCGCCCACGGCAGCGTGTCCGCGCTGCTCGACGACCCGACGGTCGACGCGGTCTACATCGCCACCCCGCACTCCACGCACGCGGCGATCGCGATCGCTGCTCTGGAGGCGGGCAAGCACGTGCTCATCGAAAAGCCGATGGCGGTGAGCGCGGAACAGGGTCGGCAGATCGCGAGTGCTGCGGCAGCGAGCGGGCGGTTCGCGATGGAGGCCATGTGGATGCGGTTCAATCCCGCATACCGCGACCTGATCGTGGCCGCGCGCGAAGGGGCGATCGGCGAGGTCAGGAGCGTGCGCGCCTCGTTCGGGCTGCCGTTCGGGCGGGCCGATTCCTCCCGCTGGACCCCGGAGCGCGCCAGCAGCACGCTGCTCGACCAGGGCATCTATCCGATCACCCTCGCGCTCGATGTGCTCGGACGGCCCGCGCGGATACACGCCACCGGTCGCGTCAGGGACGACGGCGTCGACCTCACCGCGCACGCCACCTTCGAGTACGACGATGGGCGATTCGCGCAGCTGAGCGCATCGATGATCGAGTACATCGAGCCGACGGCATCCGTCAGCGGATCCGACGGGTGGATGTCGGTGCCTGCGCCGTTCTGGGCCGCGGATGAATTCACCACGCAGGCAGGACCGATCGCCCGTGCCCTGACCGAGCGGCGCCGGACCCACCACGACCGCCGAGGCAACGGGTATGTGCCGATGCTCGAAGCGGTCACCGTCGCGATCGCCGCGCACCGGACTGAACACCCCACCCACCCCCTCGCAGACAGCATCGCCGCCCTCGAGGTGCTCGACGCCGTCCGCGAATCCCTGAGCAGCCCCACCGCACGACCGAAGGAGACCCGATGA
- a CDS encoding glycoside hydrolase family 2 TIM barrel-domain containing protein — protein MKRTAFNDGWQFRPKQNPFAELGGVSIPYADVTLPHDALIHEQRDPNGEGAVAYFPGGAYQYRRTFTPLADLAGQRIVLEFEGVYRDATVHINGAFAGQRPYGYSGFTIDADRFLRPGEENLIEVESRHGGDSRWYTGAGIYRDVWLHVGPAVHIPVDGVRVSAADIEPDGAVVEVDVVVASTSNRLETVDVAVALTDTAGATVARGTVPVTVDANGRSRSRQRLYVRSPQLWSAENPTLYSAAVELTVAGATIDDASAVFGIRTLQVDPVHGLRVNGEVVKLRGACVHHDNGILGAATFADAEERRVRLLKDAGFNAIRSSHNPMSVAMLEACDRLGVYVMDETFDMWTSNKMPHDYSLHFTEWWERDVEAMVTKDFNHPSVIVYSIGNEIPETGSPAGGIMGRALAEKVRVLDPTRYVTNAVNGMLAVMDDIKKLAAQHGQGDGDAAGINTLMAGPGEFMNQIGMSPMVTEKTAESFGVLDIAGMNYLDGRYVMDKELFPHRVIVGTETFPTRIDHNWALVTENAHVIGDFTWTGFDYLGEVGIGRAHHLSEGETPSLSGPYPWIAAWCGDLDLIGGRRPASFYREIVFGLRKSPYIAVSRPGHEDATFYAGPWTWSDSIGSWTWTGHEGTPLAVEVYSDAEEVELALDGDVIGTVAAGADNRFTAEFTVAYRPGELTATAIRQGARAETFSLSSAGDASRLETRVEDGPSGELVFIEIAVVDADGRVNTGADRLIEVRVDGDAVLAAVGSGDPAPTHGYDGPEHQTFDGLALAVVRRTGHGAASVTASAGDMIAAVTVVLDEVDPLRAAGRS, from the coding sequence ATGAAGCGCACGGCATTCAACGATGGCTGGCAGTTCCGACCGAAGCAGAACCCGTTCGCCGAGCTCGGCGGCGTCAGCATCCCGTACGCCGACGTCACCCTCCCGCATGATGCGCTGATCCACGAGCAGCGCGATCCCAACGGAGAAGGCGCCGTCGCCTACTTCCCCGGCGGCGCGTATCAGTACCGCAGGACGTTCACCCCTCTGGCCGACCTCGCCGGCCAGAGAATCGTCCTCGAGTTCGAGGGCGTCTACCGCGACGCGACCGTGCACATCAACGGCGCCTTCGCAGGTCAGCGTCCATACGGCTACTCGGGGTTCACCATCGACGCCGACAGGTTCCTCCGCCCCGGGGAGGAGAACCTCATCGAGGTCGAATCACGGCACGGGGGAGACTCCCGGTGGTACACCGGAGCAGGCATCTACCGCGACGTCTGGCTGCACGTCGGACCGGCCGTCCACATCCCGGTCGACGGAGTCCGGGTCAGCGCGGCCGACATCGAACCGGATGGTGCCGTGGTGGAGGTCGACGTGGTCGTGGCGAGCACGAGCAATCGTCTCGAGACGGTCGACGTGGCCGTCGCCCTCACCGACACCGCAGGAGCAACCGTGGCACGCGGCACCGTCCCGGTGACCGTCGACGCGAACGGACGGTCCCGCAGTCGGCAGCGGCTCTACGTCCGCTCACCGCAGCTGTGGAGCGCTGAGAACCCCACTCTCTACTCCGCGGCGGTGGAGTTGACCGTCGCCGGAGCGACCATCGACGACGCGTCGGCGGTCTTCGGCATCCGCACGCTGCAGGTCGACCCCGTGCATGGACTGCGCGTGAACGGTGAGGTCGTGAAGCTCCGTGGTGCCTGCGTCCACCATGACAACGGGATCCTCGGGGCGGCGACGTTCGCCGACGCCGAGGAACGCCGGGTGCGTCTGCTCAAAGACGCCGGATTCAATGCGATCCGCTCCTCGCACAACCCGATGAGCGTCGCCATGCTCGAGGCGTGCGACCGGTTGGGCGTGTACGTGATGGACGAGACCTTCGACATGTGGACCTCGAACAAGATGCCCCACGACTACTCGCTCCACTTCACGGAGTGGTGGGAGCGCGACGTCGAAGCGATGGTGACGAAGGACTTCAACCATCCGTCCGTGATCGTGTACTCGATCGGCAACGAGATTCCCGAGACCGGCTCGCCTGCCGGCGGGATCATGGGCCGAGCGCTCGCCGAGAAGGTGCGCGTACTCGACCCGACGCGGTACGTCACGAATGCGGTGAACGGGATGCTCGCCGTGATGGACGACATCAAGAAGCTGGCCGCGCAGCACGGGCAGGGCGACGGCGACGCCGCGGGGATCAACACGCTCATGGCCGGCCCGGGGGAGTTCATGAACCAGATCGGCATGTCCCCGATGGTCACGGAAAAGACCGCCGAGTCCTTCGGCGTGCTCGACATCGCCGGTATGAACTACCTCGACGGCCGTTACGTGATGGACAAGGAGCTGTTTCCCCACCGCGTGATCGTCGGTACCGAGACGTTCCCCACGCGCATCGACCACAACTGGGCCCTCGTCACCGAGAACGCGCACGTCATCGGCGACTTCACCTGGACCGGCTTCGACTATCTCGGAGAGGTGGGGATCGGCCGTGCCCACCACCTCTCAGAAGGCGAGACGCCGAGCCTCAGCGGGCCGTACCCCTGGATCGCCGCCTGGTGCGGCGACCTGGACCTGATCGGCGGCCGCCGCCCGGCCTCGTTCTATCGGGAGATCGTCTTCGGGCTCCGCAAGAGCCCCTACATCGCCGTGTCCCGGCCCGGTCATGAGGACGCGACGTTCTACGCGGGGCCCTGGACCTGGAGCGACAGCATCGGCAGCTGGACCTGGACCGGCCACGAGGGAACACCGCTCGCAGTCGAGGTCTACAGCGATGCGGAGGAGGTCGAGCTCGCTCTCGACGGAGACGTGATCGGCACGGTCGCCGCAGGTGCCGACAACCGTTTCACGGCAGAGTTCACCGTCGCCTACCGCCCGGGTGAGCTGACCGCCACGGCGATTCGCCAGGGCGCGCGCGCCGAGACGTTCTCTCTCTCCAGCGCCGGCGATGCCAGCCGCCTCGAGACGAGGGTGGAGGACGGTCCGTCGGGAGAACTGGTCTTCATCGAGATCGCTGTCGTCGACGCGGACGGACGGGTCAACACCGGCGCAGACCGGCTCATCGAGGTTCGCGTCGACGGCGACGCCGTGCTCGCGGCAGTGGGAAGCGGGGATCCGGCTCCGACGCATGGCTACGACGGACCCGAGCATCAGACGTTCGACGGATTGGCGCTGGCCGTCGTCCGACGCACCGGTCACGGGGCGGCGAGTGTGACGGCCTCCGCGGGCGACATGATCGCGGCAGTGACCGTCGTACTCGATGAAGTGGATCCTCTGCGCGCCGCGGGCAGGTCGTGA
- a CDS encoding TetR/AcrR family transcriptional regulator, with protein MPAPTEKTRPLRLDAERNRAAILTAAATVYAERGSHTSLEEVAKLAGVGVGTVYRRFPNKGLLIEALLEATMRDYAERIEAFAVQAETEPWEAFRGHVMSLVHMQANDRAFSEVIADPTSSSDAFRDHHDRALRASLALTARAQSAGVLRKDFHHRDLLILTRASHGIVAAGDPDGIGDPVRLAELFLDGLRRR; from the coding sequence ATGCCCGCCCCGACCGAGAAGACGAGGCCCCTGCGCCTCGACGCGGAGCGCAACCGTGCAGCGATCCTCACTGCGGCGGCGACGGTGTACGCCGAGCGAGGTTCTCATACGTCGTTGGAAGAGGTCGCCAAGTTGGCCGGCGTCGGAGTCGGCACGGTGTACCGCCGCTTTCCGAACAAGGGGCTGTTGATCGAGGCGCTTCTCGAGGCCACCATGCGCGACTATGCGGAACGCATCGAAGCGTTCGCTGTGCAGGCCGAGACCGAGCCGTGGGAAGCGTTCCGGGGGCACGTGATGTCACTCGTGCACATGCAGGCGAACGACCGGGCATTCAGCGAGGTGATCGCGGATCCCACATCGAGCTCGGACGCCTTCCGGGATCATCATGACCGGGCACTGCGCGCATCACTCGCGCTCACCGCACGGGCGCAGAGCGCGGGCGTCCTCCGTAAGGATTTTCACCACCGCGACCTGCTGATCCTCACCCGCGCCAGCCACGGCATCGTGGCCGCGGGAGACCCCGACGGTATCGGCGACCCCGTGCGCCTCGCAGAACTGTTCCTCGACGGGCTCCGTCGTCGCTGA
- a CDS encoding SDR family NAD(P)-dependent oxidoreductase, with the protein MPTIAIVGAGPGLGLSIATVFGRHGFSVALVSRTQDTLDRLAAELGEEGIDAAGFAADITDRPSLAAAFARIDERYGRVDVLEFSPSPGMSLDAMVAPLDATVENIQPELDYYLYGGLAAAQQVLPDMIGRDSGTLLFTTGGSSKNPLAGPPEFGNIAIATAALRAYVMKLNQVTAGTGVYAAHVPISTWIGAAGPESQADTIAEHYWDIYTRRDGAEHPYPVA; encoded by the coding sequence ATGCCCACCATCGCCATCGTCGGTGCCGGCCCCGGACTGGGCCTCTCCATCGCCACAGTGTTCGGCCGCCACGGCTTCTCCGTCGCTCTCGTGTCCCGCACCCAGGACACACTCGACCGCCTCGCCGCAGAACTCGGCGAGGAAGGCATCGACGCCGCCGGCTTCGCGGCCGACATCACGGACAGGCCGTCCCTGGCCGCGGCGTTCGCCCGCATCGACGAACGGTACGGTCGCGTCGACGTGCTGGAGTTCTCGCCCTCGCCCGGAATGTCCCTGGATGCCATGGTCGCTCCGCTGGATGCGACGGTGGAGAACATCCAGCCCGAACTGGACTACTACCTCTACGGTGGTCTCGCCGCAGCGCAGCAGGTCTTGCCCGACATGATCGGACGCGACTCGGGAACCCTCCTCTTCACCACGGGCGGATCCTCGAAGAACCCGCTCGCCGGGCCGCCCGAGTTCGGCAACATCGCCATCGCCACCGCCGCCCTTCGCGCCTATGTGATGAAACTGAACCAGGTCACCGCCGGCACCGGTGTGTACGCGGCGCACGTGCCGATCTCCACCTGGATCGGTGCCGCTGGCCCCGAGAGTCAGGCCGACACCATCGCCGAGCACTACTGGGACATCTACACCCGGCGAGACGGCGCCGAACACCCCTATCCTGTGGCGTGA
- a CDS encoding HipA domain-containing protein → MIRALNVYLYDTHVATITRRGENLQLRYLPEYVESDTPVPISVTLPVVSPPFGNDETKRFLDNLMPDRADVRSRWAREAKLTSDSTFDLLSVYGADVAGALEFYPAGTSPRQEENLTPLTDREIGDRIRQIRRDDSDWLQHRAVEEGFSLGGAQGKFALTLRDNRWFEPSGRQPSTHIFKPGIQPLPGSDVTEHITLQVARLLGIDTAASVIAEFDGEHVLIVERFDRFEDNGAISRIHQEDLAQATGTSHVQKYESDGGPGYRDIFTVFDRNLSAADAKTAKERFAKLHVFSWIIGHNDGHSKNYSLTHVPGRSVLAPFYDLNSSLPFTQREQVLAHEPAVFDDVELAFAVDGANTLGTFNGDSIRRLEVDAGLTEGYLRDFALQVAAGLQPAVAVVTEAIPDRLNELPSVALYPHATYTQTLRVFDALI, encoded by the coding sequence ATGATCCGCGCCCTCAACGTGTACCTCTACGACACCCACGTCGCCACGATCACCCGGCGGGGCGAGAACCTGCAACTGCGCTATCTGCCCGAATACGTCGAATCGGACACCCCAGTCCCCATCTCTGTGACACTCCCCGTCGTAAGTCCTCCCTTCGGTAACGACGAGACCAAGCGGTTCCTCGACAACCTCATGCCGGACCGCGCTGATGTTCGTTCCCGGTGGGCGCGCGAAGCGAAGCTGACCAGCGACAGCACCTTCGACCTGCTCTCCGTCTACGGAGCCGATGTCGCCGGCGCACTCGAGTTCTACCCCGCAGGCACATCACCCAGGCAGGAGGAGAACCTGACGCCGCTCACCGATAGAGAGATCGGCGACCGGATCCGGCAGATCCGTCGAGACGATTCCGACTGGTTGCAGCACCGCGCAGTCGAAGAGGGGTTCTCGCTCGGCGGCGCTCAGGGGAAGTTCGCGCTCACCCTTCGCGACAACCGGTGGTTCGAGCCGTCTGGACGGCAGCCGTCGACACACATCTTCAAGCCGGGCATCCAGCCGCTGCCTGGCTCCGACGTCACTGAGCACATCACGCTGCAGGTCGCACGCCTGCTCGGGATCGACACGGCCGCATCCGTGATCGCCGAGTTCGACGGCGAGCACGTCCTCATAGTGGAACGCTTCGATCGCTTCGAAGACAACGGCGCCATCAGCCGAATCCACCAGGAAGACCTCGCTCAAGCTACCGGGACGTCGCACGTCCAGAAGTACGAATCCGACGGCGGCCCCGGCTACCGCGACATTTTCACCGTCTTCGACCGCAACCTCAGTGCTGCGGACGCCAAGACCGCCAAAGAGCGGTTCGCGAAGCTGCACGTCTTCTCCTGGATCATCGGTCACAACGATGGGCACTCCAAGAACTACTCCCTCACCCATGTGCCCGGTCGTAGCGTGCTCGCCCCCTTTTATGACCTCAACAGCTCGCTCCCGTTCACGCAGCGAGAGCAAGTCCTCGCCCACGAACCTGCGGTCTTCGACGACGTCGAGCTCGCCTTCGCAGTCGACGGCGCGAACACACTCGGCACCTTCAATGGCGACAGTATTCGACGCCTCGAAGTCGACGCGGGGCTCACCGAAGGGTATCTGCGCGACTTCGCCCTCCAGGTCGCCGCGGGCCTCCAGCCCGCCGTCGCTGTCGTCACCGAAGCAATCCCCGATCGCCTGAACGAGCTCCCCTCCGTCGCGCTTTACCCGCACGCCACGTACACGCAGACCCTGAGAGTCTTCGACGCCCTCATCTGA
- a CDS encoding helix-turn-helix transcriptional regulator — protein MATVKLQTPSDLARMVKNARVQRNLTQQDVADAVGITRQSLARLERGNGGTSFDTVLLILDHLGIHLDATTERRIPPATTVATGAAQAAADALAKRITPLIGSGTLDALDKQLLGSLPRIAPSLPPEFDTSGILKQIEANLGPATLASIREASRGLTERLTVPGSVLIDPPRAVEAGSRAAADARTAEARTDADPHAEAGIE, from the coding sequence GTGGCCACGGTGAAGCTGCAGACACCATCAGACCTCGCGCGTATGGTCAAGAACGCCCGCGTCCAGCGCAACCTCACCCAGCAGGACGTCGCCGACGCTGTCGGCATCACCCGTCAGTCCCTCGCCCGCCTCGAACGCGGCAACGGCGGCACCTCCTTCGACACGGTGTTGCTCATCCTCGACCACCTCGGCATCCACCTGGACGCCACCACCGAGCGCCGCATCCCTCCCGCCACGACCGTCGCGACGGGTGCCGCCCAGGCAGCGGCCGACGCACTCGCCAAGCGCATCACACCGCTGATCGGCTCGGGCACGCTCGACGCACTCGACAAGCAGCTCCTTGGCTCGCTCCCTCGGATCGCCCCCTCGCTTCCACCCGAATTCGACACCTCTGGCATCCTCAAGCAGATCGAAGCGAACCTCGGCCCCGCTACGCTCGCCTCCATCCGCGAAGCCTCCCGCGGACTCACCGAGCGTCTCACCGTCCCGGGCTCCGTCCTCATCGATCCGCCTCGCGCGGTGGAAGCCGGCTCCAGAGCAGCCGCGGATGCCCGAACGGCGGAAGCCCGAACGGACGCCGACCCGCATGCCGAGGCAGGTATCGAATGA
- a CDS encoding MerR family transcriptional regulator: MKISEAAEEIGAPARMLRYYEQQGLIAASRSGNGYRDYSAEQIDHARHVRALVEAGLSTRMIKIVLDIEAPVPNQQSTHESRASAEELARELRVVENRIVCLQKSREAVISYLQNSDHADLLTTAPA, encoded by the coding sequence ATGAAGATCAGCGAAGCCGCGGAAGAGATCGGAGCGCCGGCACGCATGCTGCGTTACTACGAGCAGCAGGGACTCATCGCGGCATCACGGTCGGGGAACGGGTACCGCGACTACTCCGCCGAGCAGATCGATCATGCCCGCCACGTCCGTGCACTCGTCGAAGCGGGACTCTCCACTCGCATGATCAAGATCGTGCTGGACATCGAGGCGCCTGTTCCGAACCAGCAGTCGACGCACGAGAGCCGAGCCTCCGCCGAAGAGCTGGCGAGAGAGCTGCGCGTGGTCGAGAACCGCATCGTCTGCCTGCAGAAGAGCCGCGAGGCTGTCATCAGCTATCTCCAGAACTCCGACCATGCGGATCTGCTGACGACCGCACCCGCGTGA
- a CDS encoding aromatic alcohol reductase: protein MSVSGWGGASREILVIGAGELGMPVLRNIARRAADVPGTSVDVLLRAHTIDSTVPAKQRDVAEIRALGIGIVPGDLVENTVDDLAAIFSGYDTVIGCTGITAGLDTPMKVAQAALQAKLPRYFPWQFGVDFDVIGRGSPQDIFDSQLDVRDLLRSQDDTEWVIISTGMFMNYLFEPGSGMVDLPNDTVNALGTPDTAVTVTTPEDIGALTAAILFAEPRIRNEIVYVAGDTITYSQLAEALKQGLGRSFALRVWSEPLLMAELAVDPDNMTRKYRAVFAQGRGVAWGKEGTFNARHGIPTMTLREWVERNLVE from the coding sequence ATGTCAGTGAGCGGCTGGGGCGGCGCCTCGCGGGAGATCCTCGTCATCGGAGCAGGTGAACTCGGGATGCCCGTGCTGCGCAACATCGCGCGCCGGGCGGCCGATGTGCCGGGAACTTCCGTGGATGTGCTGCTGCGCGCCCATACGATCGACTCCACCGTTCCGGCGAAGCAGCGCGACGTCGCGGAGATCCGCGCCCTCGGCATCGGGATCGTCCCCGGCGACCTGGTCGAGAACACCGTCGACGACCTCGCGGCGATCTTCTCGGGCTACGACACCGTCATCGGCTGCACGGGGATCACCGCAGGCCTCGACACTCCGATGAAGGTCGCGCAGGCCGCGCTGCAGGCGAAGCTCCCGCGGTACTTCCCGTGGCAGTTCGGAGTCGACTTCGATGTGATCGGGCGGGGGAGCCCTCAGGACATCTTCGACTCGCAGCTCGACGTGCGAGACCTCCTCCGATCACAGGACGACACCGAGTGGGTGATCATATCCACAGGCATGTTCATGAACTACCTCTTCGAGCCCGGGTCGGGGATGGTCGACCTGCCGAACGACACCGTGAACGCACTCGGCACCCCGGACACCGCCGTCACCGTGACGACCCCGGAAGACATCGGTGCGCTCACCGCGGCGATCCTGTTCGCCGAGCCGCGGATCCGCAACGAGATCGTCTACGTCGCCGGCGACACGATCACGTACAGCCAGCTGGCGGAGGCGCTGAAACAGGGTCTGGGGCGCTCGTTTGCGCTGCGCGTATGGTCGGAGCCCCTCCTCATGGCTGAACTCGCCGTCGACCCGGACAACATGACCAGGAAGTACCGCGCAGTGTTCGCACAGGGACGCGGCGTGGCCTGGGGGAAGGAAGGCACGTTCAACGCGCGCCACGGCATCCCGACCATGACTCTGCGCGAATGGGTGGAGAGGAACCTCGTCGAGTAG